The following proteins come from a genomic window of Natronosalvus vescus:
- the pheT gene encoding phenylalanine--tRNA ligase subunit beta, translated as MPTVEIDPDELRELTGHEDKSDDELKTDLFGLGLEYEGRTEDDEFELEFAPDRLDRLSVEGVARSLRYHYGDARGVHVPSTNAPDWTIEVEDSVPDERPYVTGAVIRGVDLDEDALDSLIQLQEKLHATMGRKRAKGAIGIHDLTMLRGAPATEGNPTIRYVGVEPDGDRFVPLDSDQELTPAEVLEEHQTGQTYADLVSEYDRYPAIYDDIGLFSFPPVINGRRTEVSTESRDLFVEMTGTDQWTIDKMLTIVCYALAARGATIEEVVVDYGDEELVRPDFSTKTKTVAHDRIESILGIELDSAAVVDLAERSGLEAAILDEDGTGDRDDDLAYEVTIPPYRVDVLHPLDVIDDLGRAYGFNDLEPRYPEIGTIGGRHERSRLENAARTRLVGLGFQDLLNFHMISEEENFDRMGLERPEPRSGDDPDGGDPNRDDPNRDDPNRDSRKPNADAYGAGEPATIKGPYSEDYTMLRTWVFPSLLMVLENNTHRRYPQDLAEIGFAARVDDAENTGVAEGRYVSAVVARHDAGFEDAKSRLQALVRSFGGDLETPPAEHPSFIPGRTAAVVIDGERVGVIGEVHPAVLVEHDLEVPVAGFEFDLEALGGE; from the coding sequence ATGCCCACGGTCGAAATCGATCCGGACGAACTGCGCGAGTTGACCGGCCACGAGGACAAGAGCGACGACGAACTCAAAACCGATCTGTTCGGGCTCGGTCTCGAGTACGAAGGCCGAACGGAGGACGACGAGTTCGAACTCGAGTTCGCCCCCGACCGCCTCGACCGGCTCTCGGTGGAGGGGGTCGCCCGCTCGCTGCGGTATCACTACGGCGACGCCCGCGGTGTCCACGTGCCGTCGACGAACGCGCCCGACTGGACGATCGAGGTCGAGGACTCCGTCCCCGACGAGCGCCCGTACGTCACCGGTGCCGTGATCCGGGGCGTCGACCTCGACGAGGACGCCCTCGACTCGCTGATTCAACTCCAGGAGAAGTTGCACGCGACGATGGGGCGAAAGCGCGCGAAAGGGGCGATCGGGATCCACGACCTGACGATGCTCCGGGGCGCCCCAGCCACCGAGGGCAACCCGACGATCCGCTACGTCGGCGTCGAGCCGGACGGCGACCGGTTCGTCCCCCTCGATTCGGATCAGGAGCTGACCCCCGCAGAGGTGCTCGAAGAACACCAGACCGGACAGACCTACGCCGACCTCGTCAGCGAGTACGATCGCTATCCGGCGATCTACGACGACATCGGCCTGTTCTCGTTCCCACCGGTGATCAACGGCCGTCGCACGGAGGTCTCGACCGAGTCTCGCGACCTGTTCGTCGAGATGACCGGTACCGACCAGTGGACGATCGATAAGATGCTGACCATCGTCTGCTACGCGCTGGCAGCCCGCGGCGCCACCATCGAGGAGGTCGTCGTCGACTACGGCGACGAGGAACTCGTCCGCCCGGATTTCTCGACGAAAACCAAGACGGTCGCTCACGACCGCATCGAGTCGATTCTCGGGATCGAACTCGATTCGGCAGCGGTCGTCGACCTCGCCGAGCGGTCGGGGCTCGAGGCAGCGATCCTCGACGAGGACGGAACCGGCGACCGCGACGACGACCTCGCCTACGAGGTGACGATCCCACCCTACCGCGTCGACGTCCTTCACCCGCTGGACGTCATCGACGACCTCGGGCGCGCTTACGGCTTCAACGACCTCGAGCCGCGCTATCCAGAGATCGGTACGATCGGCGGACGCCACGAACGCTCCCGGCTCGAGAACGCCGCCCGGACGCGTCTGGTCGGTCTCGGGTTCCAGGATCTGTTGAACTTCCACATGATCAGTGAGGAGGAGAACTTCGATCGAATGGGACTCGAGCGGCCGGAACCGCGTTCCGGCGACGATCCGGACGGTGGCGATCCGAATCGCGACGATCCGAACCGCGACGATCCGAACCGCGACAGCCGCAAACCGAACGCGGACGCCTACGGCGCGGGCGAGCCCGCGACGATCAAAGGCCCATACAGCGAGGATTACACCATGCTCCGGACGTGGGTGTTCCCGTCGCTGTTGATGGTGCTCGAGAACAACACCCACCGCCGGTATCCGCAGGATCTGGCAGAGATCGGCTTCGCGGCACGCGTCGACGACGCGGAGAATACGGGGGTCGCCGAGGGGCGTTACGTCAGCGCCGTGGTGGCCCGCCACGACGCCGGCTTCGAGGACGCCAAATCCCGGCTGCAGGCGCTCGTCAGGAGCTTCGGCGGCGACCTCGAGACGCCACCAGCCGAGCACCCCTCGTTCATCCCGGGACGGACGGCAGCAGTCGTCATCGACGGCGAGCGCGTCGGCGTCATCGGCGAGGTACACCCCGCGGTGCTCGTCGAACACGACCTCGAGGTACCCGTCGCCGGCTTCGAGTTCGATCTCGAGGCACTGGGCGGCGAGTAA
- a CDS encoding ferredoxin codes for MKVEFDEDTCIGMYQCVAEWSEFEKDKTAGKAVLLDSEEVEDGIFVREVPEDAELDAKFAARTCPVDAITIYDDDGEQLIP; via the coding sequence ATGAAGGTGGAGTTCGACGAGGACACCTGCATCGGGATGTACCAGTGTGTCGCCGAGTGGAGCGAGTTCGAGAAGGACAAGACCGCGGGCAAGGCCGTGTTGCTGGATTCTGAGGAGGTCGAAGATGGCATCTTCGTCCGTGAGGTTCCCGAGGACGCCGAACTCGATGCGAAGTTCGCCGCTCGCACTTGCCCCGTCGACGCGATTACGATTTACGACGACGACGGCGAGCAGTTGATCCCCTGA
- a CDS encoding DUF92 domain-containing protein — protein sequence MSTPVRRAGAFGALCTLSLAVPILGPELSAPIAVVLALVAVSVTDGPIFDLFAFPDDYSEGRLFGLLTFVLAATTLGLLAVNWSLPMSVFVGVVFLVGYGGFAEAVARSRTDADILQTIAFCTVGALASIAGQAGSRFAEGLPIESAVPVIVFLAVSGTLLAALLRDVLISYDDPIVLLTVGLSLWLLAELEPTIGVTGIAVALAITIAIGYVSHALGAASIAGMLTGILLALLTIVLGGYDWFAVLITFFAVGSVSTKFRYEQKADRGVAEGNDGARGSSNVIGNTAAAMVAVLGFAASEVDLLAVDPLLFLFAFAGAVSTALSDTLSSEIGSVYDNPRLITTLESVEPGTDGAVTWQGELAGIVGAAAVAGVGYAVYPEVGLIGALVIAIAGFAGMTADSVLGATLEGEFLGNQSVNFLATVAGALTGMLVYAAF from the coding sequence GTGTCGACACCAGTCCGACGGGCAGGTGCCTTTGGCGCACTCTGTACGCTCTCGCTGGCCGTTCCGATTCTCGGCCCGGAGCTGTCGGCCCCGATCGCGGTCGTCCTCGCGCTGGTCGCCGTATCGGTCACTGACGGCCCCATTTTCGACCTCTTTGCGTTTCCGGACGACTACTCCGAGGGACGGCTGTTCGGTCTGTTGACCTTCGTCCTCGCTGCGACGACGCTCGGACTCCTCGCCGTGAACTGGTCGCTCCCGATGTCGGTCTTCGTCGGCGTGGTATTCCTCGTCGGCTACGGCGGATTTGCCGAGGCGGTGGCTCGTTCACGAACCGACGCCGACATCCTGCAGACGATCGCGTTCTGTACAGTCGGTGCGCTCGCTTCCATCGCCGGACAGGCCGGTTCCCGATTTGCCGAGGGGCTCCCGATCGAGAGTGCGGTTCCAGTAATCGTCTTTCTCGCCGTCAGTGGGACGCTTCTCGCCGCGTTACTTCGGGACGTCCTGATCAGCTACGACGACCCGATCGTGTTGCTCACCGTCGGCCTCTCGCTGTGGCTGCTGGCCGAACTCGAGCCGACGATTGGCGTCACCGGGATCGCCGTCGCACTCGCGATTACGATCGCCATCGGCTACGTCTCCCACGCCCTCGGGGCGGCGTCGATCGCCGGGATGCTCACCGGCATCCTGCTCGCACTGTTAACGATCGTTCTCGGCGGGTACGACTGGTTCGCCGTCCTCATCACGTTCTTCGCCGTCGGCAGCGTCTCGACGAAGTTTCGGTACGAGCAAAAGGCCGATCGCGGTGTCGCCGAAGGCAACGACGGTGCCCGCGGCAGTTCGAACGTCATTGGCAACACGGCGGCGGCGATGGTCGCCGTCCTCGGATTCGCTGCCAGTGAAGTCGATTTGTTGGCCGTCGATCCACTGTTGTTCCTGTTCGCCTTCGCCGGTGCCGTCTCGACGGCCCTCAGCGACACGCTCTCGAGCGAGATTGGCAGCGTCTACGACAATCCTCGCCTGATCACGACACTCGAGTCAGTCGAACCGGGAACCGACGGCGCCGTCACCTGGCAGGGCGAACTCGCGGGGATCGTCGGCGCGGCGGCCGTTGCAGGGGTCGGCTACGCCGTGTACCCGGAGGTCGGACTCATCGGTGCGCTCGTCATCGCCATCGCCGGCTTCGCCGGAATGACCGCGGACAGCGTCCTCGGGGCGACGCTCGAGGGCGAGTTCCTCGGGAACCAGAGCGTCAACTTCCTCGCGACGGTGGCGGGTGCACTGACGGGGATGCTCGTGTACGCTGCATTCTGA
- a CDS encoding GNAT family N-acetyltransferase gives MTQQHTPRLSAYTIDDFRPNDREGFLSLYSTVFGVERTDDWFRWKYERNPYVDHVPITVARDRDTGEVVGCRSYFPLEVCFDGASRVAFQPCDTMVHPEHQRRGLFTAMNRWGLERYEGKADGPAFFFNFPNAQSKPGNERLGWKPVGTVPMYYRPQNPVGVLSRWAQAATNRHGFTDQSTGLPEDAAAIESVTNPADTLESVEHTLTKAIQISHRLCDQAVTRNLPTTIRIDRYDAPPIAHLERLARRSAVAGVAVSRRAPFYRWRLDNPAREYVTFLAARRDSGRPLAALIVSPVDDHVRIVDSFPRAVAPSDSTDAENALAPLESLLETVLGTYQDRAFVTAFGNVLPRPLRYRFVPDTQSPLSSIIKPTARTLYARGVGDFETATLRSSSVDDWHLSRLDLDTA, from the coding sequence GTGACACAGCAACACACCCCTCGCCTCTCGGCGTACACCATCGACGACTTCCGCCCAAACGATCGTGAGGGGTTTCTGTCCCTTTACAGCACCGTCTTCGGCGTCGAGCGAACCGACGACTGGTTCCGGTGGAAGTACGAGCGCAACCCGTACGTTGACCACGTGCCGATCACCGTCGCGAGAGACCGGGACACTGGCGAGGTCGTTGGCTGTCGTTCGTACTTCCCGCTCGAGGTCTGTTTCGACGGCGCCTCGCGGGTCGCGTTCCAGCCCTGTGATACGATGGTGCACCCCGAGCACCAACGACGCGGGCTGTTTACCGCGATGAATCGGTGGGGACTCGAGCGCTACGAGGGCAAGGCGGACGGGCCGGCGTTTTTCTTCAACTTTCCAAACGCCCAGTCGAAACCGGGGAACGAACGCCTGGGATGGAAGCCGGTTGGGACGGTTCCAATGTATTATCGGCCGCAGAATCCGGTCGGCGTTCTCTCCCGGTGGGCGCAAGCGGCCACGAATCGTCACGGCTTCACCGACCAATCCACAGGCCTTCCGGAGGATGCAGCCGCTATCGAATCGGTCACGAACCCGGCAGACACGCTCGAATCCGTCGAGCACACCCTCACCAAGGCAATCCAGATCAGCCATCGGCTCTGTGATCAAGCGGTCACACGCAATCTGCCGACGACGATCCGGATCGACCGCTACGACGCGCCACCGATCGCCCACCTCGAACGTCTGGCGCGCCGATCCGCCGTCGCAGGTGTCGCCGTTAGCCGACGCGCCCCGTTCTACCGCTGGCGGCTCGACAATCCGGCCCGCGAGTACGTGACGTTTCTCGCCGCGCGACGGGACAGTGGGCGACCGCTGGCCGCACTGATCGTGTCGCCGGTCGACGATCACGTCCGAATCGTCGACTCGTTTCCGAGAGCCGTCGCCCCATCCGACTCCACTGACGCCGAGAACGCACTGGCTCCCCTCGAGTCACTCCTCGAAACCGTCCTCGGTACCTATCAAGATCGGGCCTTCGTCACGGCCTTCGGTAACGTTCTCCCGCGGCCGCTGCGCTATCGGTTCGTTCCCGACACGCAGTCACCATTGTCCTCGATCATCAAGCCAACCGCTCGGACGCTGTATGCGCGTGGAGTGGGCGATTTCGAGACGGCTACGCTACGCTCGAGTTCAGTCGATGACTGGCACCTGTCGCGACTGGATCTGGATACGGCGTGA
- a CDS encoding ATP-dependent DNA helicase — MNVEELSGLPPGALEHFREEGIESLYPPQAEAVEAGILEGDSLVAAVPTASGKTMIAALSMLSAIERGGKALYIVPLRALASEKKAEFDAFERFGVTTGVTTGNYESTSDWLATKDLIVATSEKVDSLVRNGADWLSELTCVVSDEVHLIDDRNRGPTLEVTLAKLRQLNPSLQVVALSATVGNADEIADWLDASLVDSDWRPIELQTGVHYGNALHFNDGTTREVPVDGSEKQEEALVRDILEEGGSSLVFVNSRRNAEAAARRLARTSGPQLTADEQGRLAELAADIRDVSDTETSEDLATCVEQGSAFHHAGLASEHRTLVEDAFRERLLKVISATPTLAAGVNTPARRVVVRDWRRFDATAGGMAPLNVLEVHQMMGRAGRPGLDPYGEAVLLAKSHDEMDDLFDRYVWADPEDVRSKLAAEPALRTHVLATIASGFATTREGLLSFMAETLYASQSGERGRLETVTDEVLGYLERNDFIEREGPGGAGSSSGTQGDVDGFVSAADLADDPVNGEDIDLRATSLGHTVSRLYLDPMSAAEIVHGLEKADERPTPLGLYQLIARTPDMYELYLRSGEDEQYGELFYEREGELLGDAPSEYEDARFEDWLAALKTGKLLEDWAEEDDEDRLTDRYKIGPGDLRGKVDTAEWLLGAAESLAAETDSEWTVAVREARARVEHGVREELLELVGIRGVGRKRARQLYAAGLETPADLREADKGVVLGALKGEKTAETILENAGREDSSMDGVQPRAPDGSTRTSTSGGAGGNADVDEDDTEDEETQASLGDF; from the coding sequence ATGAACGTCGAGGAGCTTTCGGGGCTGCCACCCGGTGCGCTCGAGCACTTCCGCGAAGAGGGCATCGAGTCGCTGTACCCGCCCCAGGCCGAGGCCGTCGAGGCGGGTATCCTCGAGGGCGACAGCCTCGTCGCCGCCGTCCCCACGGCGAGCGGAAAGACGATGATCGCCGCCCTCTCGATGCTGTCGGCGATCGAACGCGGCGGCAAGGCGCTGTACATCGTCCCCCTCAGAGCACTGGCGAGCGAGAAGAAGGCCGAATTCGACGCGTTCGAGCGCTTTGGCGTGACGACCGGCGTCACCACTGGGAACTACGAGTCGACGAGCGACTGGCTCGCCACCAAGGATCTGATCGTCGCCACGAGCGAGAAAGTCGACTCGCTCGTACGCAACGGGGCCGACTGGCTCTCGGAGCTGACCTGCGTCGTCAGCGACGAGGTACACCTGATCGACGACCGCAACCGAGGGCCGACGCTCGAGGTCACCCTGGCGAAGCTTCGCCAGTTGAACCCCTCCCTGCAGGTGGTCGCCCTCTCGGCGACGGTCGGCAACGCCGACGAGATCGCCGACTGGCTCGACGCCTCGCTAGTCGACAGCGACTGGCGACCCATCGAGCTCCAGACGGGCGTCCACTACGGCAACGCCTTGCACTTTAACGACGGGACGACCCGCGAGGTTCCCGTCGATGGCTCGGAGAAACAGGAGGAAGCCCTCGTCAGGGACATCCTCGAGGAGGGCGGCTCCTCGCTCGTGTTCGTCAACTCGAGGCGGAACGCGGAGGCGGCGGCCCGCCGGTTAGCGCGGACGAGCGGGCCACAGCTCACGGCCGACGAGCAGGGTCGGCTCGCCGAACTGGCCGCCGACATCCGGGACGTGAGCGACACCGAAACGAGCGAGGATCTCGCGACTTGCGTGGAACAGGGCTCGGCCTTTCACCACGCCGGACTCGCGAGCGAGCACCGCACCCTCGTCGAGGACGCGTTTCGGGAGCGACTGCTCAAGGTCATCTCCGCGACGCCGACGCTCGCCGCCGGGGTCAACACGCCCGCCCGCCGGGTCGTCGTCCGGGACTGGCGGCGCTTCGACGCCACCGCCGGCGGCATGGCCCCGCTGAACGTCCTCGAGGTACACCAGATGATGGGGCGGGCCGGTCGACCGGGGCTCGACCCCTACGGAGAGGCCGTCCTCCTGGCGAAGAGCCACGACGAGATGGACGACCTCTTCGACCGCTACGTCTGGGCTGACCCCGAAGACGTCCGCTCGAAGCTCGCCGCCGAACCCGCCCTCCGGACGCACGTGCTCGCGACGATTGCCTCGGGCTTTGCGACCACCCGCGAGGGACTGCTCTCGTTCATGGCCGAAACCCTGTACGCCAGCCAGTCGGGCGAGCGCGGCCGCCTCGAGACGGTCACCGACGAGGTGCTCGGCTACCTCGAGCGAAACGACTTCATCGAGCGCGAGGGGCCGGGTGGCGCTGGTTCGTCGAGTGGCACCCAGGGAGACGTCGACGGGTTCGTCTCCGCAGCCGACCTGGCCGACGACCCCGTCAACGGGGAAGACATCGACCTCCGGGCGACGAGCCTCGGTCACACCGTCTCGAGACTCTACCTCGATCCGATGAGCGCCGCCGAAATCGTCCACGGGCTCGAGAAAGCGGACGAACGACCTACCCCCCTCGGATTGTACCAGCTGATCGCCCGCACGCCGGACATGTACGAGCTGTATCTCCGATCGGGCGAGGACGAGCAGTACGGCGAACTGTTCTACGAACGCGAGGGCGAACTGCTTGGGGACGCCCCGAGCGAGTACGAGGACGCCCGCTTCGAGGACTGGCTCGCCGCCCTCAAGACCGGCAAGCTGCTCGAGGACTGGGCAGAGGAGGACGACGAGGATCGCCTCACCGACCGGTACAAGATCGGACCCGGCGACCTCCGGGGAAAGGTCGACACCGCGGAGTGGCTCCTCGGGGCGGCGGAGTCGCTCGCCGCCGAGACCGACAGCGAGTGGACGGTTGCAGTGCGAGAAGCTCGTGCCCGCGTCGAACACGGCGTCCGCGAGGAGCTGCTCGAACTGGTCGGGATTCGTGGGGTGGGTCGCAAACGCGCCCGCCAGCTGTACGCCGCCGGTCTCGAGACGCCTGCGGATCTCCGTGAGGCCGACAAGGGAGTCGTCCTCGGCGCACTCAAAGGGGAGAAAACGGCGGAGACGATCCTCGAGAACGCCGGTCGCGAGGATTCCTCGATGGACGGCGTCCAGCCTCGAGCGCCCGACGGATCAACGCGGACGTCCACGAGCGGTGGCGCTGGGGGGAACGCCGACGTGGACGAAGACGACACGGAAGACGAAGAGACCCAGGCCTCCCTCGGTGATTTCTGA
- the cgi121 gene encoding KEOPS complex subunit Cgi121 gives MQVLEGRLVVDDLDAFVAELGEVADGHDVTIQAFDARYVAGRRHLERAVDCADRAIGRGENVARDRAVEILLYAAGRRQIDRALEMGVSEGEPDVVVLIDGDGDEARAAEAVEARFEFENGSTLEPTDEETLCSFFEITDAERAATAATLEELVCERVALLEVEK, from the coding sequence ATGCAGGTACTCGAGGGACGACTCGTCGTCGACGACCTCGACGCGTTCGTCGCCGAACTGGGCGAGGTCGCTGACGGCCACGACGTGACGATCCAGGCGTTCGATGCGCGGTACGTCGCCGGTCGCCGACACCTCGAGCGGGCCGTCGACTGCGCCGATCGAGCGATCGGACGCGGCGAAAACGTCGCTCGCGATCGAGCCGTCGAAATTCTGCTGTACGCTGCTGGCCGCCGACAGATCGATCGTGCCCTCGAGATGGGGGTCAGCGAGGGTGAACCCGACGTAGTGGTGCTGATCGACGGAGACGGCGACGAAGCCAGAGCGGCCGAAGCGGTCGAGGCGCGGTTCGAGTTCGAGAACGGGTCGACGCTCGAGCCAACCGACGAGGAGACGCTGTGTTCGTTCTTCGAGATCACCGACGCCGAACGGGCGGCGACGGCGGCGACCCTCGAGGAACTGGTGTGTGAGCGGGTGGCGTTGCTCGAGGTCGAGAAGTAA
- a CDS encoding non-histone chromosomal MC1 family protein, translating to MVREDGKRNFALRDNSGDESSVFSGNTPRQAALKAARRLEAGSSEDAAERVELRLREKGTEKVHIYDGWAWEEEAPDDKPDWMPSDITEANVSKKGIEHLDE from the coding sequence ATGGTACGTGAAGACGGTAAGCGGAACTTTGCACTGCGCGACAACAGCGGCGACGAATCGAGTGTCTTCTCGGGCAACACACCTCGACAGGCAGCGCTGAAAGCCGCTCGACGACTCGAGGCTGGCTCGAGCGAAGACGCAGCCGAACGCGTCGAACTCAGGCTTCGCGAGAAGGGAACCGAGAAGGTTCACATCTACGACGGCTGGGCCTGGGAAGAGGAGGCACCCGACGACAAGCCGGACTGGATGCCGAGCGATATCACCGAGGCGAACGTCTCGAAGAAGGGCATCGAACACCTCGACGAGTAA
- a CDS encoding phenylalanine--tRNA ligase subunit alpha → MQLPPAQVAVLETASADEARTVDALADATDLPPETVTGAVFELEEAGLVTVTERVDETITLTDEGEEYADDGLPESRFHEAALEAGADETAVQMGQVVGRSGLEGPQINIALSNFARKGYGVIDSGEVTANADADPVEDDERRALEALEEAGTAADTSGGSDEVLTVDIDVDEDTLGQLERRGLLERSESTVREVTLTDAGVTELMAGVQTAETVGQLTPELLTSGDWREAEFAEYNVEADAEAIDGGNVHILRQTAERVKDTLVGMGFQEMDGPHADADFWINDCLFMPQDHPARTHWDRFALEHPTHIDHLPEELVEHVEHAHREGVGEDGEGYNSPWDEDFARAIALRGHTTSLSARYLSGHQIGELEPPQRYFSVEKVYRNDTLDPTHLLEFFQIEGWVMAENLSVRDLMGTFEEFYAQFGIHDIEFKPHYNPYTEPSFELFGTHPTTGELVEIGNSGIFREEMLEPLGVECDVMAWGLALERLLMLMYGFEDIRDIHGTLCDLELLRETEVTY, encoded by the coding sequence ATGCAACTCCCACCAGCACAGGTCGCGGTTCTCGAAACCGCGAGCGCAGACGAGGCACGAACCGTCGACGCCCTCGCTGACGCGACCGACCTGCCACCCGAGACCGTCACCGGCGCGGTGTTCGAACTCGAGGAGGCCGGCCTGGTCACCGTCACCGAACGGGTCGACGAAACGATCACCCTCACCGACGAAGGCGAAGAGTACGCCGACGACGGCCTCCCGGAGAGCCGATTCCACGAAGCGGCCCTCGAGGCCGGTGCAGATGAGACGGCCGTCCAGATGGGGCAGGTCGTCGGTCGCTCGGGGCTCGAGGGGCCACAGATCAACATCGCCCTCTCGAACTTCGCCCGCAAGGGCTACGGCGTCATCGACAGCGGCGAGGTGACGGCGAACGCGGACGCCGACCCAGTCGAAGACGACGAGCGACGTGCGCTCGAGGCCCTCGAAGAGGCGGGAACCGCGGCCGACACGAGCGGTGGCTCCGACGAGGTACTCACGGTCGACATCGACGTCGACGAGGACACCCTCGGCCAGCTCGAGCGCCGGGGCCTCCTCGAGCGCAGCGAGTCGACCGTCCGCGAGGTGACGCTCACCGACGCGGGCGTCACGGAGCTGATGGCGGGCGTCCAGACGGCCGAGACGGTCGGCCAGCTCACCCCGGAACTGCTCACCAGCGGCGACTGGCGCGAAGCCGAGTTCGCCGAGTACAACGTCGAAGCCGACGCCGAAGCGATCGACGGTGGGAACGTCCACATCCTCCGCCAGACCGCCGAGCGAGTCAAGGACACCCTGGTCGGCATGGGCTTCCAGGAGATGGACGGCCCCCACGCCGACGCGGACTTCTGGATCAACGACTGCCTGTTCATGCCCCAGGATCACCCGGCGAGAACGCACTGGGATCGGTTCGCCCTCGAGCATCCAACCCACATCGACCATCTGCCCGAAGAGCTCGTCGAGCACGTCGAGCACGCCCATCGCGAGGGCGTCGGCGAGGACGGCGAGGGGTACAACTCGCCGTGGGACGAGGACTTCGCCCGGGCAATCGCGTTGCGGGGCCACACCACCTCGCTCTCCGCGCGGTACCTCTCGGGCCACCAGATCGGAGAGCTCGAGCCACCGCAGCGGTACTTCAGCGTCGAGAAGGTGTATCGAAACGACACGCTCGATCCGACTCACCTGCTGGAGTTCTTCCAGATCGAGGGCTGGGTGATGGCCGAGAACCTGTCGGTGCGCGACCTGATGGGCACCTTCGAGGAGTTCTACGCCCAGTTCGGCATCCACGACATCGAGTTCAAACCCCACTACAACCCGTACACCGAGCCGAGCTTCGAGCTGTTCGGTACCCACCCGACGACGGGGGAGCTCGTCGAAATCGGCAACTCCGGCATCTTCCGCGAGGAGATGCTCGAGCCCCTCGGGGTAGAGTGCGACGTGATGGCCTGGGGACTCGCCCTCGAGCGCCTGCTCATGTTGATGTACGGCTTCGAGGACATCCGGGACATCCACGGGACGCTGTGTGACCTGGAACTGCTGCGGGAGACGGAGGTGACCTACTGA